A window from Vanessa atalanta chromosome 18, ilVanAtal1.2, whole genome shotgun sequence encodes these proteins:
- the LOC125071155 gene encoding anaphase-promoting complex subunit 2, with amino-acid sequence MTDKNDELNIYWNKILYAFPILNDSLFTDCTAAEYEEIQQIIVGLGVQISIRDLIFVHIEKYLRQHVAPSFWPKFTKAEEEVKGFQLFKSAVNDLYESASNFLPILSNLKILCNSCCDNKPIFGERDVTSGFKQLLRATLLSQLPLDFQVIINHFYKISFNVFDNEYENSEMGEDVMCSGCWNEYSDCNCAYIVKVFHDTNRKLMELQLLERLTGQVLTNFIQMRIESHIQKLCTGTFDVSHIGFLENWLDTTVMSWLTRIYCAGSSKPPSDDKNILNAISKFKQKLSYYLYHSYTKLRIDQLFNIIIEYPDSQPAVDDIKLCLDKTDLRSTLCKKLQNALETRLLHPGVNTPDILTAYISTIRALRHLEPSGVILETVTKPVRSYLRNREDTVRSVVSSLTEEGAGSELAEELAKFAAENDDENEKEEAWDEWVPDPVDADPKINSNDRKANDIISMLVNVYGSKELFVNEYRTLLADRLLAQSVINTEKEIRYLELLKLRFGESQLHFCEVMLKDVSDSKRINALIQQDKNFEGFSDNFSSNAMILSAQFWPPFKDESLELPEEIKQHFNAYTKSYEALKGNRTLSWKPHLGNVNIEIELGEKKLDLTVSPFNATVIMHFQNKPEWSLDELHQVMKVPITILRRKITYWQSMGIVAEKSTDHYVLVDGTDVNKSSVAVNQVQEMICEDEETESVMASAHDQREDELQVFWTYIVGMLTNLDSLSLERIHQMLKMFASQAPGAECSLQELRQFLDIKVRTHQLVLQAGMYKLPRS; translated from the coding sequence ATGACGGATAAGAACGacgagttaaatatttattggaataaaattttgtatgcgTTTCCAATTCTTAACGACTCGTTGTTTACTGATTGTACTGCAGCAGAATATGAAGAAATACAACAAATAATCGTGGGTTTGGGAGTTCAAATAAGTATAAGAGATCTAATTTTTGTTCACATCGAAAAATATCTAAGACAACATGTAGCTCCCTCTTTTTGGCCAAAATTTACCAAAGCTGAAGAAGAAGTCAAGGGATTTCAGTTATTCAAGTCTGCAGTTAATGATCTTTATGAGTCTGCCTCCAATTTTTTGCCTATTTTATCTAACCTGAAGATATTGTGTAATAGCTGCTGTGATAATAAGCCAATATTTGGTGAAAGGGATGTAACATCTGGATTTAAGCAGCTACTGAGAGCTACTCTGCTCTCACAACTTCCCTTAGACTTTCAAGTTATaatcaatcatttttataaaatctccTTTAATGTTTTTGATAACGAATATGAAAACTCAGAGATGGGTGAAGATGTAATGTGTTCTGGTTGCTGGAATGAATATTCTGATTGCAACTGTGCTTACATTGTTAAGGTCTTCCATGATACTAACCGGAAGCTTATGGAACTTCAGCTCCTTGAAAGATTGACAGGACAagttttaactaattttatacaaatgagAATTGAATCACACATTCAGAAACTTTGTACTGGTACATTTGATGTCTCACATATAGGCTTTTTAGAGAATTGGTTAGATACAACCGTGATGTCCTGGTTGACAAGGATATATTGTGCGGGTTCATCAAAACCACCATccgatgataaaaatattttaaatgccatttcaaaatttaagcaaaagttaagttattatttatatcatagttACACAAAACTGAGAATTGatcagttatttaatattatcattgaatATCCAGATTCTCAACCTGCTGTAGATGATATTAAGTTATGTTTGGATAAGACGGATTTACGTTCCACTTTGtgtaaaaagttacaaaatgcCCTTGAGACAAGATTGTTACATCCTGGTGTTAACACGCCTGATATTCTAACAGCCTACATATCCACCATTAGAGCTTTGAGGCACTTGGAGCCTTCTGGAGTTATTCTTGAAACTGTAACAAAACCAGTTAGAAGTTATTTACGAAACCGGGAAGACACTGTGCGTAGTGTTGTTAGCAGTCTGACAGAAGAAGGTGCAGGAAGTGAACTGGCTGAAGAATTGGCAAAATTTGCAGCTGAAAATGATGATGAAAATGAAAAGGAAGAGGCTTGGGATGAGTGGGTTCCAGACCCTGTAGATGCTGATcccaaaataaattctaatgatAGAAAAGCAAATGACATAATATCTATGCTTGTTAATGTTTATGGTAGTAAGGAATTGTTTGTAAATGAGTATAGAACACTTCTAGCTGACAGGTTATTGGCCCAAAGTGTTATTAATACAGAAAAAGAGATACGTTACTTGGAACTGTTAAAACTTAGATTTGGAGAGTcacaattacatttttgtgaAGTGATGCTGAAAGATGTTTCAGACTCTAAAAGGATCAATGCACTCATACAACAAGATAAAAACTTTGAGGGATTCAGTGATAATTTCTCTTCTAATGCTATGATTCTATCAGCACAATTTTGGCCACCTTTCAAAGATGAAAGCCTAGAATTGCCAGAggaaattaaacaacattttaatgCTTACACAAAATCATATGAGGCATTGAAAGGTAATAGAACCCTGAGTTGGAAGCCGCACCTGggaaatgtaaatattgaaattgaactAGGTGAGAAAAAATTAGACCTAACTGTTTCACCATTTAATGCTACAGTAATAATGCATTTCCAGAACAAACCTGAATGGTCGCTTGATGAATTACATCAAGTTATGAAAGTACCTATTACAATTTTAAGAAGGAAAATAACATACTGGCAGTCAATGGGTATTGTTGCCGAAAAGAGTACCGATCACTATGTATTGGTTGACGGGACGGATGTAAACAAATCTAGTGTTGCAGTTAATCAAGTCCAAGAAATGATCTGTGAGGATGAAGAAACTGAAAGTGTTATGGCATCTGCTCATGATCAGAGAGAAGATGAACTACAAGTGTTTTGGACATATATTGTTGGCATGTTAACCAATTTAGATTCTTTATCATTAGAACGTATTCATCAGATGTTGAAGATGTTTGCATCTCAAGCTCCAGGGGCTGAGTGCAGCCTTCAAGAACTAAGACAATTTCTAGATATAAAAGTACGTACCCATCAACTTGTTCTACAGGCTGGAATGTATAAATTACCAAGATCTTAA
- the LOC125071193 gene encoding H/ACA ribonucleoprotein complex subunit 3 translates to MYLRYFLNENGDRQYTLATIDPSGKPTLSAHPARFSPEDKYSRQRIIIKKRFGLLLTQQPEPIH, encoded by the exons ATGTatctaagatattttttgaatgaaaatgGTGACCGGCAATACACATTAGCG ACTATAGATCCATCTGGAAAGCCTACGCTGTCGGCACACCCAG cACGATTCTCCCCCGAAGATAAATATTCTCGACAAAGGATAATAATCAAGAAGAGATTTGGACTTCTACTCACACAACAACCAGAACCTATTCactaa
- the LOC125071191 gene encoding endocuticle structural glycoprotein SgAbd-5-like translates to MQKIVLIAFALVAIAAAAPQDPNQAYILKQDSEVNPDGYHFEFETSDGTSRQEQGTLKQISEDHQGIEVQGTYKYTAPDGLVYTVTYIANENGFQPQEHIEHPGQ, encoded by the exons ATGCAAAAAAtc GTACTCATCGCTTTCGCCCTGGTGGCTATCGCTGCGGCGGCTCCCCAAGACCCAAACCAGGCATACATCCTCAAACAAGACTCTGAAGTTAACCCCGATGGCTACCACTTCGA gtTCGAGACCAGTGACGGTACCTCCCGCCAGGAGCAAGGAACTCTGAAGCAGATCTCTGAGGATCACCAGGGTATTGAAGTACAAGGGACCTACAAGTACACCGCCCCCGATGGTTTGGTATACACCGTTACCTACATCGCTAACGAGAACGGTTTCCAGCCCCAGGAACACATTGAACACCCAGGACAATAA